A window of the Cellvibrio sp. pealriver genome harbors these coding sequences:
- a CDS encoding TerC family protein → MFEWIASPEAWVALATLTALEIVLGIDNIIFISILVGRLPEHQRKFARNVGLGLAMLTRLALLFSLAWIMGLVEPLFSVFGEEISGRDIILIGGGLFLIAKATHEIHGSLEGAIESERNVAAHGLMVVLIQIAILDIVFSLDSVITAVGLVSQVPIMALAIIIAVGVMLFAAKPIGDFVDSHPTIKILALSFLVIVGFTLLVEGFDVNVPKGYIYFAMAFSLAVEMINIKMRKHQDKPVELRKDYPGDQQ, encoded by the coding sequence ATGTTCGAATGGATAGCAAGCCCCGAGGCGTGGGTTGCATTGGCAACGCTAACAGCGTTAGAGATTGTATTGGGGATCGATAATATTATTTTTATTTCGATCCTCGTCGGGCGTTTACCAGAGCATCAGCGTAAGTTTGCACGTAATGTGGGTTTAGGCTTGGCGATGCTGACGCGCTTGGCATTATTGTTCTCACTGGCGTGGATTATGGGGCTGGTCGAGCCATTGTTCAGTGTGTTTGGAGAAGAGATTTCCGGGCGCGATATCATCCTGATTGGCGGCGGTCTGTTCCTGATTGCCAAAGCGACCCATGAAATACATGGCAGTCTGGAGGGAGCCATAGAGTCAGAGCGCAATGTTGCAGCGCACGGCCTGATGGTGGTGTTAATACAAATTGCGATTCTGGATATCGTTTTCTCGCTTGATTCTGTAATCACTGCGGTAGGCTTGGTTAGCCAGGTACCGATTATGGCGCTGGCAATTATTATTGCTGTCGGTGTTATGTTGTTTGCTGCAAAGCCGATCGGCGATTTTGTGGATTCCCACCCAACTATCAAAATCCTCGCGTTGTCATTCCTGGTGATTGTTGGCTTTACGTTGTTGGTGGAAGGTTTCGATGTAAATGTACCGAAAGGCTACATCTACTTTGCGATGGCTTTCTCGCTGGCGGTAGAAATGATCAACATCAAAATGCGCAAGCATCAGGATAAACCGGTGGAGCTGCGTAAAGACTATCCGGGCGACCAGCAGTAG
- the asd gene encoding archaetidylserine decarboxylase (Phosphatidylserine decarboxylase is synthesized as a single chain precursor. Generation of the pyruvoyl active site from a Ser is coupled to cleavage of a Gly-Ser bond between the larger (beta) and smaller (alpha chains). It is an integral membrane protein.), whose translation MNEKLFIRLQHLVPQHGLSRAAGWLASTPNKFVKNTFISWFVKRYNVDMSLAAEENPLAYGCFNDFFTRALKPGARPVDSTQDSIVSPADGAISQLGKIIDGRIFQAKGQDYTAQELLGGDEALAAEFAEGDFATVYLSPRDYHRVHMPYGGKLRTMISIPGELFSVNTVTAENVPRLFARNERVVAIFDTDIGPMAVVLVGAMIVAGIETVWDGQVAPFASREIATSLYPYQNIVLNKGDEMGRFKLGSTAIILFAKDKIQWDSRFAATTPTKMGERMGSKR comes from the coding sequence ATGAATGAAAAATTGTTTATCCGTTTACAACACCTGGTACCTCAACATGGCTTGTCGCGCGCAGCGGGTTGGCTGGCCAGCACACCGAACAAGTTCGTTAAAAATACGTTTATCAGCTGGTTTGTAAAACGCTACAACGTAGATATGAGCCTTGCCGCTGAAGAAAACCCGCTCGCCTATGGATGCTTTAACGATTTCTTCACCCGTGCCCTCAAACCCGGTGCACGGCCTGTCGATAGCACACAAGATTCGATCGTCAGCCCTGCAGACGGTGCCATCAGCCAGCTAGGCAAGATTATCGATGGTCGTATCTTCCAGGCTAAAGGGCAGGATTACACTGCACAGGAATTACTTGGGGGCGATGAAGCGCTCGCGGCTGAATTTGCCGAGGGTGATTTCGCCACTGTGTATTTATCCCCGCGTGATTATCACCGTGTGCACATGCCTTATGGCGGTAAATTGCGCACCATGATCAGCATTCCCGGCGAACTCTTTTCAGTGAATACCGTGACCGCAGAAAATGTACCGCGTCTGTTTGCACGCAATGAGCGGGTTGTAGCCATTTTTGATACCGACATAGGGCCAATGGCCGTGGTATTGGTTGGCGCAATGATTGTGGCGGGTATCGAAACTGTCTGGGATGGGCAGGTAGCACCTTTTGCCAGCCGCGAGATAGCGACATCACTTTACCCTTACCAAAACATCGTCCTGAATAAAGGGGATGAAATGGGCCGTTTTAAGCTGGGCTCTACCGCCATCATCCTGTTTGCCAAAGATAAAATCCAATGGGATAGCCGTTTTGCGGCCACCACGCCCACCAAAATGGGCGAGCGCATGGGCAGTAAGCGATAG
- a CDS encoding M48 family metallopeptidase yields the protein MSEWVDLKKHTSPSLLGVDLGFDFTVARSARRRSISIEIRHAKVVIRAPMGVAQSVLVGFVHQKAAWVRAKINEQQHLLAALPQARTYAQGSQLPFMDEILTLTIGRGTRAAVARVDHQLHLLLSSRSRLGDEAQIRQLLERWYQQQALALLTRKTQALCAQLGLNCTQVSVRATRSKWGHCTSRGAIQYNWNILLAPEAIVDYLVAHEVSHLRHQNHSADFWALVASICPTFKADRAWLKAEGAHLCL from the coding sequence ATGTCAGAGTGGGTCGATCTGAAGAAGCATACATCTCCATCTCTCTTGGGGGTTGATTTGGGGTTTGATTTCACTGTCGCCCGATCAGCCCGGCGACGCAGTATCAGTATCGAAATTCGTCATGCAAAAGTCGTCATTCGCGCCCCAATGGGCGTCGCACAATCGGTATTGGTTGGCTTTGTACATCAAAAAGCGGCGTGGGTTCGCGCCAAGATCAACGAACAGCAGCACCTGCTTGCGGCACTGCCGCAGGCGCGTACTTACGCACAGGGCAGTCAACTTCCTTTTATGGACGAAATCCTGACATTAACTATAGGTCGTGGTACGCGTGCAGCGGTTGCGCGGGTCGATCATCAATTGCATCTCTTGCTCTCATCCCGCTCGCGTTTAGGTGACGAGGCCCAGATTCGCCAGTTGTTAGAGCGTTGGTATCAACAGCAGGCGCTTGCGCTGCTTACGCGTAAAACACAGGCGCTTTGTGCACAGCTGGGTTTGAATTGTACGCAAGTCAGTGTACGGGCGACCCGCTCAAAATGGGGTCATTGCACCAGTCGCGGGGCGATCCAATACAACTGGAATATACTGCTGGCTCCTGAGGCTATAGTCGATTATCTTGTCGCCCACGAAGTTAGCCATCTGCGCCACCAGAACCACAGCGCCGATTTCTGGGCATTGGTTGCCAGCATATGCCCAACCTTCAAGGCCGACCGTGCCTGGCTTAAAGCCGAAGGTGCCCATCTCTGTTTATAA
- a CDS encoding DUF2750 domain-containing protein yields the protein MNDTVTIEPLGDDPAENLDRFIVEAMELGCVWGLEGPDGWALSASEDHDEVDVMPFWSQESFARAHCVDDWKSYRPVAVDLMEFLEEWLPGMHDDVLLVGINWNEDLEGEEIEPLDLLEEFEMEMGE from the coding sequence ATGAATGACACAGTCACAATCGAACCGCTTGGCGATGATCCCGCTGAAAACCTTGACCGCTTTATTGTAGAGGCGATGGAGTTGGGATGTGTGTGGGGGCTGGAGGGGCCGGATGGTTGGGCATTGAGTGCATCGGAAGATCATGATGAAGTCGATGTTATGCCGTTTTGGTCGCAGGAAAGTTTTGCCCGCGCGCATTGTGTAGATGACTGGAAAAGCTATCGTCCGGTTGCCGTTGATTTGATGGAGTTTCTCGAAGAATGGCTGCCCGGTATGCACGATGATGTACTGTTAGTTGGTATCAACTGGAATGAAGATCTGGAGGGAGAAGAAATCGAACCCTTGGATCTGCTGGAAGAGTTCGAAATGGAGATGGGGGAATAA
- a CDS encoding LEA type 2 family protein, with product MTFVLNNQLRGLLLFFIGLILAGCSNLQPKLEQPTVKVAGLQLLPAQGFSQPIEVSLLIANPNDRDLHLRGMSYTIGIENFDVLSGVSDQLPTLMAYQETPVKVVVSANVLQLVRLIEHFGRNGVKENVNYNFSAKLDFSAWLPALRINEAGKIPLAAKKR from the coding sequence ATGACTTTTGTTTTAAATAATCAATTACGTGGCCTGTTGTTATTCTTTATCGGTCTTATATTGGCCGGTTGTTCAAACTTACAACCAAAATTGGAGCAGCCCACAGTGAAAGTGGCAGGGTTGCAATTACTGCCTGCGCAAGGATTTAGCCAGCCGATAGAAGTTAGTTTGCTGATTGCCAATCCCAATGATCGCGATTTGCATCTGCGTGGCATGTCGTACACCATCGGTATTGAAAATTTTGATGTGCTCAGCGGTGTGAGTGATCAATTGCCTACGCTTATGGCCTATCAGGAAACACCAGTGAAAGTCGTTGTGTCAGCGAACGTATTGCAACTGGTGCGGTTGATTGAACATTTTGGCCGCAATGGTGTGAAAGAAAATGTGAATTATAATTTTTCGGCCAAATTGGATTTCAGTGCGTGGCTCCCCGCATTGCGTATTAACGAGGCCGGCAAAATTCCACTTGCCGCCAAAAAACGATAA